In Streptomyces dangxiongensis, one DNA window encodes the following:
- a CDS encoding cysteine hydrolase family protein: MPRTTLRQLNGLDDTPAKLADTTLVMIDYQNTYTTGVMELDGWQPALDAAARLLERARREGAEVIHVVNDGGEGTPYDIRAEIGRIHPSVAPADGEPVVVKQAPNAFHGTDLGRLVDEAGRSDLVIAGFMTHMCVAFTAQGAFLRGNRPTVVADASATRSLPVAGTELDAHQVHLSALATIADLYGVVVASQEDLA, from the coding sequence ATGCCCAGAACGACGCTGCGTCAGCTCAACGGCCTCGACGACACCCCCGCGAAGCTCGCCGATACGACGCTGGTCATGATCGACTATCAGAACACCTACACGACCGGCGTCATGGAGCTGGACGGCTGGCAGCCCGCCCTCGACGCCGCCGCCCGGCTGCTGGAGCGGGCCCGCCGGGAGGGCGCCGAGGTCATCCACGTCGTCAACGACGGCGGCGAGGGCACGCCCTACGACATCCGTGCCGAGATCGGCCGGATCCACCCGAGCGTCGCGCCGGCCGACGGCGAGCCCGTGGTCGTCAAGCAGGCCCCCAACGCCTTCCACGGCACCGACCTGGGCCGGCTCGTCGACGAGGCGGGCAGGAGCGACCTCGTCATCGCCGGTTTCATGACCCACATGTGCGTGGCGTTCACCGCTCAGGGAGCCTTCCTGCGCGGCAACCGGCCCACTGTCGTGGCCGATGCCAGCGCCACCCGTTCCCTGCCGGTCGCGGGGACGGAACTGGACGCCCACCAGGTGCACCTCAGCGCCCTCGCCACCATCGCCGACCTGTACGGGGTCGTCGTCGCGTCCCAGGAGGACCTCGCCTGA
- a CDS encoding GlxA family transcriptional regulator, whose amino-acid sequence MHTVERLIVIVLFEGVDLLDVTGPPEVFSLARRETEEAAGYDVALAAETMDPVVTAAGVRVLPDVTFEELTTRSIDTLIVPGSVEVDSHRRVHALVDPAVVKRVVQLAPRTRRITSVCVGAHILAASGLLDGKRATTHWSTAQQLAADHPAVEVDSDPIFIREGNVWTGAGISACLDLSLALIADDLGEAVALRVARQLVMYLKRPSGQSQFSVPLEQVSATRRIEELRHHILRHIAEPLTVAHLAEHAHVSDRQLTRIFKTELGTTPHAYIELVRVERARNQLESTDSTLERIATACGFGTVDTLVRAFRRRLDTTPTEYRRRFRTTPG is encoded by the coding sequence GTGCACACCGTCGAACGACTGATCGTCATCGTCCTCTTCGAGGGCGTCGACCTGCTCGACGTCACGGGGCCACCGGAGGTGTTCTCCCTCGCGCGACGGGAGACGGAGGAAGCGGCGGGCTACGACGTGGCCCTCGCCGCCGAGACCATGGACCCCGTCGTCACCGCCGCCGGGGTCCGTGTCCTGCCCGACGTCACCTTCGAGGAGCTGACGACGAGGAGCATCGACACGCTCATCGTGCCGGGCTCGGTCGAGGTCGACAGCCATCGCCGCGTGCACGCGCTCGTCGATCCGGCCGTGGTGAAACGGGTGGTCCAACTCGCCCCCCGGACCCGGAGGATCACCTCCGTGTGCGTCGGAGCGCACATCCTCGCCGCCTCCGGACTCCTCGACGGCAAACGCGCCACCACCCACTGGTCGACCGCCCAGCAGCTCGCCGCCGACCACCCCGCGGTCGAGGTCGACTCCGACCCGATCTTCATCCGCGAGGGAAACGTGTGGACCGGCGCGGGGATCAGCGCCTGCCTCGACCTGTCGCTCGCGCTCATCGCCGACGACCTCGGCGAAGCCGTCGCGCTGCGCGTCGCCCGGCAACTGGTGATGTACCTCAAACGGCCGAGCGGCCAGAGCCAGTTCAGCGTCCCGCTGGAACAGGTCTCCGCGACCCGGCGCATCGAGGAACTCCGCCACCACATCCTGCGCCACATCGCCGAACCGCTCACCGTCGCGCACCTCGCCGAACACGCCCACGTCAGCGACCGGCAGCTCACCCGGATCTTCAAGACCGAGCTGGGCACGACCCCGCACGCCTATATCGAACTGGTCCGCGTCGAGCGGGCCCGCAACCAGCTCGAATCCACCGACTCCACCCTCGAACGCATCGCGACCGCCTGTGGGTTCGGCACCGTCGACACCCTGGTCAGGGCCTTCCGCCGCAGACTCGACACGACGCCGACCGAGTACCGGCGCCGATTCCGGACCACCCCCGGGTGA
- a CDS encoding SpoIIE family protein phosphatase, whose product MTSAGGQATDAEARDAAFAETVRRAGATIGALYLLTPDGQQLCLDVLYGAPADFAVPWTRIPVTAPAPVADALRDDRVVWVASQEEMARGYPRTAMALPYPLALAAAPVTGIRRWGALLLMWPAARPPYMTQRERGHIASSCGRLARLIEEAVDHGAFPVPGDRPRVLAPDRVRRSAGPEMAAADFVERLPGGSCALDLDGNFTYLSAGACELLGREAGDLLGTLPWQSLRWLDEPVYEDRYRAAVISREPVVFTACRPPDRWLDFHLYPDVSGISVRIVPSGGERPPSPASPYSSRTTPATRAGRLYQLMHLAAALTEVVGVQDVIDLVADQIMPAFGAQSLVLSAADAGRLRITGYRGYDPESVERLDGLPLDTVFTPVGRVLRSGVPAFFADPEDMRRSYPEASVVSGKQAWAFLPLIVSGRPVGCCILSYDEPRVFPAEDRAVLTSLAGLIAQALDRARLYDTKRDLAHGLQQALLPRTLPAVTGLRVAARYLPATRGMDIGGDFYDLIPLGDSAVAAVIGDVQGHDAAAAALMGQVRTAVHAHAALGTTPDQVLAGTNRLVTDLCPDLFTSCLYAHFDLAGRRVTLASAGHPPPVVRLPGRGTRPLDVPPGPLLGIDPEAAFPVTEIPLTPGLMLVLYTDGLVERPGADLEDSIIALAHHLAQADTGDLEALIDTLVGKAGTSWQRTDDIALLVLHETTPHP is encoded by the coding sequence GTGACGAGTGCGGGTGGTCAGGCCACGGACGCGGAGGCACGGGACGCCGCGTTCGCGGAGACGGTGCGCCGGGCGGGCGCGACCATCGGCGCTCTCTACCTCCTCACCCCGGACGGACAGCAGCTCTGCCTGGACGTGCTGTACGGCGCGCCCGCCGACTTCGCGGTCCCGTGGACCAGGATCCCGGTCACCGCACCGGCGCCGGTGGCCGACGCGCTGCGCGATGACCGCGTGGTGTGGGTGGCCAGCCAGGAGGAGATGGCGCGCGGCTACCCGCGTACCGCGATGGCGCTGCCGTACCCGCTCGCGCTGGCCGCCGCGCCGGTCACCGGCATCCGCCGATGGGGGGCACTCCTGCTGATGTGGCCGGCCGCCCGCCCGCCCTACATGACCCAGCGGGAGCGAGGACACATCGCGTCCAGTTGCGGACGCCTGGCCCGGCTGATCGAGGAGGCCGTCGACCACGGGGCGTTCCCGGTCCCCGGCGACCGGCCGCGCGTGCTGGCCCCCGACCGGGTGCGCCGGTCCGCGGGCCCGGAGATGGCCGCCGCGGACTTCGTGGAGCGCCTTCCCGGCGGTAGCTGCGCTCTCGACCTGGACGGGAACTTCACCTACCTGAGCGCGGGAGCCTGCGAGCTGCTGGGCCGGGAGGCCGGCGACCTGCTGGGGACGCTGCCGTGGCAGTCCCTGCGCTGGCTGGACGAACCCGTCTACGAGGACCGTTACCGCGCCGCGGTCATCAGCCGCGAGCCCGTCGTCTTCACCGCGTGCCGCCCGCCCGACCGGTGGCTGGACTTCCACCTCTACCCGGACGTCAGCGGGATCAGCGTCCGTATCGTTCCCAGCGGCGGTGAAAGGCCGCCCTCGCCGGCGTCCCCGTACTCCTCACGCACCACCCCGGCGACCCGCGCGGGCCGCCTCTACCAGCTCATGCACCTGGCCGCCGCGCTGACCGAGGTCGTCGGCGTCCAGGACGTCATCGACCTGGTCGCCGACCAGATCATGCCCGCCTTCGGCGCCCAGTCCCTGGTCCTGTCCGCCGCCGACGCCGGGCGGCTGCGGATCACCGGGTACCGCGGCTACGACCCCGAGAGCGTCGAGCGTCTCGACGGCCTGCCCCTGGACACCGTGTTCACGCCGGTCGGACGGGTCCTGCGCAGCGGCGTCCCCGCGTTCTTCGCCGACCCGGAGGACATGCGGCGCAGTTACCCGGAGGCCTCCGTGGTCAGCGGCAAGCAGGCCTGGGCCTTCCTGCCGCTCATCGTCTCCGGCCGGCCCGTCGGCTGCTGCATCCTCTCCTACGACGAACCCCGCGTGTTCCCGGCCGAGGACCGCGCCGTCCTGACCTCGCTCGCCGGCCTCATCGCCCAGGCCCTGGACCGCGCCCGCCTCTACGACACCAAACGCGACCTCGCCCACGGCCTCCAGCAGGCGCTGCTCCCGCGTACCCTGCCCGCGGTCACCGGCCTGCGGGTCGCCGCCCGCTATCTGCCCGCCACCCGGGGCATGGACATCGGCGGCGACTTCTATGACCTCATCCCTCTCGGTGACAGTGCCGTCGCGGCCGTCATCGGCGACGTCCAGGGGCACGACGCGGCAGCCGCCGCGCTGATGGGGCAGGTCCGTACCGCCGTCCACGCCCACGCGGCCCTCGGCACCACCCCGGACCAGGTCCTCGCCGGCACCAACCGGCTCGTCACCGATCTCTGCCCGGACCTTTTCACCAGTTGCCTCTACGCCCACTTCGACCTCGCCGGCCGCCGGGTGACCCTGGCCAGCGCCGGCCATCCACCGCCGGTCGTGCGGCTGCCCGGCCGCGGCACCCGGCCCCTGGACGTGCCGCCCGGACCGCTCCTGGGCATCGACCCCGAGGCCGCCTTCCCCGTCACCGAGATCCCGCTCACTCCCGGGCTCATGCTGGTCCTCTACACCGACGGCCTCGTCGAACGACCGGGAGCCGACCTGGAGGACTCCATCATCGCCCTCGCACACCATCTCGCCCAGGCCGATACGGGGGACCTGGAGGCCCTCATCGACACCCTCGTAGGGAAGGCGGGCACTAGCTGGCAGCGCACCGACGACATCGCCCTCCTCGTGCTGCACGAGACGACACCGCACCCGTGA
- a CDS encoding MFS transporter, with protein sequence MPEPSFTRAKWSIAALFCFLGFQYGTWVARLPALKTRLDLGAGEVGLLLMACGAGAAASFPLVTVLVRRLGSRRLSLASAACLIAVLAALSVVPDYPLALLAVAADGVAVGCLNVAMNAQGAALESTHGRTAMSLLHATFSGGLLAAALLASGVTALTTSVTVHFAVAGALLLLLLGGARPGLLTHRETTPATEDGPKRHTRRLPSGTTLLMGCAMAFGTITEGAMNDWSTLYLKDVVKASASVAPLGIAVVSVMMLLARLRADRWRSRWGDGPVVRAGSAVAAAGLALALLTGGVVPTLLGFACVGLGAAAITPCVYVAAAGHGSGALALVAAMGTTGLLAGPALIGFVAGAANLTAGMATVAVSALIVTVSAFRIPWRTHAPAPDHLPGEATAPAG encoded by the coding sequence ATGCCCGAACCCTCCTTCACCCGCGCCAAGTGGTCGATCGCGGCGCTGTTCTGCTTCCTCGGCTTCCAGTACGGCACCTGGGTGGCCCGCCTGCCCGCGCTCAAGACCCGCCTCGACCTGGGCGCCGGCGAGGTCGGCCTGCTGCTGATGGCCTGCGGTGCCGGCGCGGCGGCCTCCTTCCCGCTGGTCACCGTCCTGGTGCGACGGCTCGGCTCCCGGCGCCTGTCCCTCGCCTCCGCCGCCTGCCTGATCGCCGTACTCGCCGCCCTGTCCGTCGTACCCGACTACCCGCTCGCGCTGCTCGCCGTCGCCGCCGACGGCGTCGCGGTCGGCTGCCTCAACGTCGCCATGAACGCGCAGGGCGCCGCGCTGGAGAGCACCCACGGGCGTACGGCCATGTCCCTGCTGCACGCCACCTTCAGCGGCGGCCTGCTCGCCGCCGCCCTCCTCGCCTCCGGTGTCACCGCCCTGACCACCTCCGTCACCGTCCACTTCGCGGTGGCCGGGGCCCTGCTGCTGCTCCTGCTCGGCGGCGCCCGTCCGGGCCTGCTGACACACCGTGAGACGACCCCCGCGACCGAGGACGGGCCGAAGCGGCACACCCGCCGCCTCCCCTCCGGCACGACCCTCCTCATGGGCTGCGCCATGGCCTTCGGCACGATCACCGAGGGCGCCATGAACGACTGGTCGACGCTCTACCTGAAGGACGTCGTCAAGGCGTCCGCGTCCGTCGCCCCGCTCGGCATCGCCGTCGTCTCCGTGATGATGCTGCTCGCCCGCCTCCGCGCGGACCGCTGGCGCAGCCGCTGGGGCGACGGACCCGTGGTCCGCGCCGGCAGCGCGGTGGCCGCCGCCGGTCTGGCCCTCGCCCTGCTCACCGGGGGAGTGGTGCCCACGCTCCTCGGCTTCGCCTGCGTCGGCCTCGGCGCCGCCGCGATCACTCCGTGCGTGTACGTGGCGGCGGCCGGACACGGCTCCGGCGCTCTCGCGCTGGTCGCCGCGATGGGTACCACGGGCCTGCTGGCCGGCCCCGCCCTGATCGGCTTCGTCGCCGGCGCGGCGAACCTGACCGCGGGCATGGCCACCGTCGCCGTGTCGGCGCTGATCGTCACCGTGAGCGCCTTCCGCATCCCGTGGCGCACCCACGCCCCCGCCCCCGACCACCTGCCGGGCGAGGCAACGGCCCCGGCCGGGTGA
- a CDS encoding GNAT family N-acetyltransferase, whose protein sequence is MPIRGITEADWPRLAALESEAYADLSLAEGEELLRSRARASAGTCFVLDLDGRLAGYVLALPYPPLHCPDPARPERAVHHTTNLHLHDLVVSAPLRRRGLGTRLARHLTGVARTRGFTTMSLVAVAGKEAFWRANGYRTHPAAPVPPGYGSDAVYMSAPLAAAPRPHQAREAV, encoded by the coding sequence ATGCCCATACGGGGGATCACCGAGGCCGACTGGCCGCGGCTGGCCGCCCTGGAGAGCGAGGCGTACGCGGACCTCTCCCTCGCGGAGGGCGAGGAACTGCTGCGCTCACGGGCCCGCGCCTCGGCCGGCACCTGCTTCGTCCTCGACCTCGACGGCCGGCTCGCGGGCTACGTCCTCGCCCTGCCCTACCCGCCGCTGCACTGCCCCGACCCGGCCCGCCCCGAGCGCGCCGTCCACCACACCACCAACCTCCACCTGCACGACCTGGTCGTCAGCGCCCCGCTGCGGCGCCGCGGACTCGGCACCCGGCTGGCCCGTCACCTGACGGGCGTGGCCCGCACCCGCGGCTTCACGACCATGTCGCTGGTCGCCGTCGCCGGCAAGGAGGCGTTCTGGCGGGCCAACGGCTACCGCACCCACCCCGCGGCACCCGTCCCGCCGGGCTACGGCAGCGACGCGGTCTACATGTCGGCCCCGCTGGCCGCCGCACCCCGCCCGCACCAGGCCCGGGAGGCCGTGTGA
- a CDS encoding type III PLP-dependent enzyme has translation MSLPQGREDPRARPRPTRPRAAAVRDSPGDALAAALATAGTDRIVYDLTGIAHQYDALLAELPGTRVRFALKACPVDDVLRSLAVRGAGFDAASPAEITQALHAGAEPGRIHYGNTVKSDHDIAEAHRLGVRTFATDSVEDVTAIARHAPGARVFCRLATSGQGALWGLNRKFGCTPDDAVLVLRTARAAGLVPAGLSVHVGSQQMTGEAWQEAFDTLAGTLTALAGRGIVPDHVNLGGGLPALGYRDRHGNPLDPPLDKIFTVIREGTDRLRGLASTPLALVMEPGRHLVADHGAVRAHVLRLTRRRQPDGEDAHWLYLSCGKFNGLYEMDQVTHRLVFPTHHAEAGRVRAVVAGPTCDSDDAYGGGRHPVSVPRSVASGDPVWILSAGAYATSYTTQGFNGIRPLPCVCLPGTVPDAPEERH, from the coding sequence ATGAGCCTCCCGCAGGGGCGCGAGGACCCGCGCGCACGGCCACGGCCGACCCGACCCCGCGCGGCGGCGGTTCGTGACAGTCCCGGCGACGCCCTCGCCGCCGCACTGGCCACCGCCGGGACCGACCGCATCGTCTACGACCTCACCGGCATAGCGCACCAGTACGACGCCCTGCTGGCCGAGCTGCCCGGAACCCGCGTCCGCTTCGCCCTCAAGGCCTGCCCCGTGGACGACGTCCTGCGCAGCCTGGCCGTCCGCGGGGCCGGGTTCGACGCGGCGAGCCCCGCCGAGATCACGCAAGCGCTGCACGCCGGCGCGGAACCCGGCCGCATCCATTACGGCAACACCGTCAAGTCCGACCACGACATCGCCGAGGCCCACCGCCTGGGGGTCCGCACCTTCGCCACCGACAGCGTCGAGGACGTCACCGCGATCGCCCGGCACGCCCCGGGCGCCCGCGTGTTCTGCCGCCTCGCCACCAGCGGGCAGGGCGCTCTGTGGGGCCTGAACCGCAAGTTCGGCTGCACCCCCGACGACGCCGTACTCGTCCTTCGGACGGCACGCGCGGCCGGCCTCGTCCCCGCCGGCCTGTCCGTGCACGTCGGCTCCCAGCAGATGACCGGCGAGGCCTGGCAGGAGGCGTTCGACACGCTCGCCGGGACCCTGACGGCGCTGGCCGGGCGGGGGATCGTACCCGACCACGTCAACCTCGGCGGCGGTCTGCCCGCACTCGGCTACCGGGACCGCCACGGCAACCCCCTCGACCCGCCCCTCGACAAGATCTTCACCGTCATCCGCGAAGGCACCGACCGCCTGCGCGGCCTCGCCTCCACACCCCTCGCCCTCGTCATGGAACCGGGCCGCCACCTCGTCGCCGACCACGGTGCCGTCCGCGCCCACGTCCTGCGGCTGACCCGGCGCCGGCAGCCGGACGGCGAGGACGCGCACTGGCTCTACCTGAGCTGCGGCAAGTTCAACGGCCTGTACGAGATGGACCAGGTGACGCACCGCCTGGTCTTCCCCACCCACCACGCGGAGGCCGGCCGTGTCCGGGCGGTCGTCGCCGGGCCCACCTGCGACAGCGACGACGCCTACGGCGGCGGCCGGCACCCCGTGTCCGTCCCCCGCTCCGTCGCCTCCGGCGACCCCGTCTGGATCCTCTCCGCCGGCGCCTACGCCACCAGCTACACGACCCAGGGGTTCAACGGCATCCGCCCGCTGCCGTGCGTCTGCCTGCCCGGCACCGTCCCCGACGCCCCCGAAGAACGGCACTGA
- a CDS encoding DUF6271 family protein translates to MNRVCLTLPTNRACSPTITAVHAEAVHAARHFGADVQLLVLDSADERTRAGHTRTVAALPPEPGVSVHHLDEERQRAWLRRTIERAGLPERDRLLRLMLPAAVSYGACTNRAFLLAASLGCHSVHRRDSDSAYQLHADEAVFPVHHELPWLGRPAADASAAVTRTDLDPALANRPVSLAGASFIGELSVDIAEIRELDDTVYHDVVGLWAPGDWPEDRRRALVEESFTGAGTAPFTGDRSTLTLVDPMRVDMCNVAFDRGVYERVPLPPATDTIGSDYFLLHLVHDAGLPGILHNRHIENFHTPERRTGTGFPAYQRRFVKFLLSMLYFHHVYDRMAAEGDRLLDTGLRVRPETVTGLLRASTGLDRAENVWRLDRVDTAYRKLGGRYAAFAERLAGERDRLLDEAESDIEAFAALTEAWPALVEAART, encoded by the coding sequence GTGAACCGCGTCTGCCTCACCCTGCCCACCAACCGGGCCTGCTCGCCCACCATCACCGCCGTGCACGCCGAAGCCGTGCACGCCGCACGCCACTTCGGCGCCGACGTCCAGTTGCTCGTCCTGGACTCCGCCGACGAGCGGACCCGGGCCGGACACACCCGCACGGTCGCCGCCCTGCCCCCGGAGCCCGGCGTGAGCGTCCACCACCTCGACGAGGAACGGCAACGCGCCTGGCTGCGCCGGACGATCGAGCGGGCCGGCCTGCCCGAACGGGACCGTCTGCTCCGCCTGATGCTCCCGGCCGCCGTCTCCTACGGCGCCTGCACCAACCGCGCCTTCCTGCTGGCCGCGTCCCTCGGCTGCCACTCGGTGCACCGCAGGGACTCCGACAGCGCCTACCAACTGCACGCCGACGAGGCGGTGTTCCCCGTCCACCACGAGCTGCCCTGGCTGGGCCGACCCGCCGCCGACGCCTCGGCCGCCGTCACCCGCACCGACCTCGACCCGGCACTCGCCAACCGCCCGGTCTCCCTGGCCGGGGCCTCCTTCATCGGCGAACTCTCCGTCGACATCGCGGAGATACGAGAGCTGGACGACACCGTCTACCACGACGTGGTCGGCCTCTGGGCGCCCGGCGACTGGCCGGAGGACCGCAGACGCGCGCTGGTCGAGGAGTCGTTCACCGGTGCCGGCACCGCACCCTTCACCGGGGACCGCTCCACCCTCACCCTGGTCGACCCCATGCGCGTCGACATGTGCAACGTCGCCTTCGACCGGGGGGTCTACGAACGCGTCCCGCTGCCGCCCGCCACCGACACCATCGGCAGCGACTACTTCCTCCTCCACCTCGTCCACGACGCCGGACTGCCCGGCATCCTGCACAACCGGCACATCGAGAACTTCCACACCCCCGAACGCCGCACCGGCACCGGCTTCCCCGCCTACCAGCGACGGTTCGTGAAGTTCCTGCTGTCGATGCTCTACTTCCACCACGTCTACGACCGGATGGCCGCCGAGGGCGACCGGCTCCTGGACACCGGCCTGCGCGTCCGCCCGGAGACCGTCACCGGCCTGCTGCGCGCAAGCACCGGACTGGACCGGGCCGAGAACGTCTGGCGGCTCGACCGCGTCGACACGGCGTACCGCAAACTCGGCGGCCGGTACGCGGCCTTCGCGGAGCGGCTCGCGGGGGAACGCGACCGGTTGCTGGACGAGGCCGAGTCGGACATCGAGGCCTTCGCCGCCCTGACCGAGGCCTGGCCGGCACTCGTCGAGGCGGCCCGCACATGA
- a CDS encoding phytanoyl-CoA dioxygenase family protein codes for MQTPAPYLHRAATGRPYFSADGETYLAPTPLRDLEKTQPLRVLSEEDLAFWQTYGHVVVREAITPGEAKALLDFAWEFQGLDPGRPDTWYTEPEFRSELDRHLYIYGFVEAYHHQLLWNSRQNHRVHDAFTDVWDSEELWVTLDRLNLNPPNRHTRSRSLIEPTDEGFDIELHWDVDTTLAVLPQRVQGIIALTDTRPELGGFQCAPELFRRFEEWRVARPAGRDPVRPAIDRAEFPVVRPGLQAGDLLIFNGLLAHGVAPNVSDNAVRAVQYVSMMPALEEHTTLRDSRVESWRTLATPDWNATLLGDARTPEALRYGPAELNGLGRKLLGLDSWAPAEGDR; via the coding sequence ATGCAGACACCCGCCCCCTACCTGCACCGAGCGGCGACCGGCCGCCCCTACTTCAGCGCCGACGGCGAGACCTACCTCGCCCCCACCCCCCTGCGCGACCTCGAGAAGACGCAGCCCCTGCGCGTGCTGTCCGAGGAGGACCTCGCCTTCTGGCAGACGTACGGCCACGTCGTCGTCCGCGAGGCCATCACCCCCGGCGAGGCCAAGGCACTGCTCGACTTCGCCTGGGAGTTCCAGGGCCTCGACCCCGGCCGCCCCGACACCTGGTACACCGAACCGGAGTTCCGCTCCGAACTGGACCGGCACCTCTACATCTACGGCTTCGTCGAGGCGTACCACCACCAGCTCCTGTGGAACAGCCGGCAGAACCACCGCGTCCACGACGCCTTCACGGACGTCTGGGACAGCGAGGAACTATGGGTCACCCTGGACCGGCTCAACCTCAACCCGCCCAACCGGCACACCCGTTCACGCTCCCTGATCGAACCCACCGACGAGGGCTTCGACATCGAACTGCACTGGGACGTCGACACCACCCTCGCCGTGCTGCCGCAACGGGTCCAGGGCATCATCGCGCTCACCGACACCCGGCCCGAACTCGGCGGCTTCCAGTGCGCGCCCGAACTCTTCCGCCGCTTCGAGGAATGGCGCGTCGCCCGGCCGGCCGGCCGCGACCCGGTCCGGCCCGCGATCGACCGCGCCGAGTTCCCCGTCGTCCGCCCCGGCCTCCAGGCCGGCGACCTGCTCATCTTCAACGGACTGCTCGCCCACGGCGTCGCGCCCAATGTCTCTGACAACGCTGTCCGAGCCGTCCAGTACGTGTCGATGATGCCCGCGCTGGAGGAGCACACCACCCTGCGCGACTCCCGCGTGGAGTCCTGGCGCACCCTCGCCACCCCCGACTGGAACGCCACCCTGCTCGGCGACGCCCGCACCCCCGAAGCCCTGCGCTACGGCCCCGCCGAACTGAACGGCCTCGGGCGCAAGCTGCTCGGTCTGGACTCCTGGGCCCCCGCGGAAGGGGACCGGTGA
- a CDS encoding glycoside hydrolase family 3 protein, whose translation MTTIPTTASDSGSAAGDTLGRDALAVLQPGFDGTTAPDWVRRRLGEGLASVALFGRNVVSEEQVTALTAQLRAERDDLLVAIDEESGDVTRLDVRTGSSFPGNHALGAVDDPGLTRAVSRELGRRLAACGVNFDWAPSADVNANPDNPVIGVRSFGASPDLVARHTAAWVEGLQSTGVAACTKHFPGHGDTNVDSHHAVPRIDVDADTLYARELPPFRAAIAAGTRAVMSAHILVPALDRDRPGTLSRRILTELLRGELGYQGLIVTDGMEMRAISGTYGLEHGVVLAIAAGADAICVGGGLCDEGTVLNLRDALVAAVRSGALPEERLADAAARVRTLAAWTAAARGDADRTPADPEIGLVAARRALNVTRAGAAAPVTAPVYTARFNPAPNIAVGDQTPWGVAAELQRLLPGSTSGSFTGDGAGAAVLAAAGGRRIVAVVRDAHRHDWMRSALDTLLAARPDTVVVEMGLPQAPPRGALHIATYGAARVCGVAAAEAVVAG comes from the coding sequence ATGACCACCATCCCCACCACCGCGTCCGACAGCGGCTCCGCCGCGGGCGACACCCTCGGCAGGGACGCGCTCGCCGTGCTCCAGCCGGGATTCGACGGCACCACCGCCCCCGACTGGGTGCGCCGCCGTCTCGGCGAGGGCCTCGCCTCCGTCGCCCTGTTCGGCCGCAACGTCGTCAGCGAGGAGCAGGTCACCGCCCTCACCGCCCAGTTGCGCGCCGAACGTGACGACCTCCTGGTCGCCATCGACGAGGAGAGCGGCGACGTCACCCGCCTCGACGTGCGCACCGGCTCCTCCTTCCCCGGCAACCACGCCCTCGGCGCCGTCGACGACCCCGGCCTCACCCGGGCCGTCTCCCGCGAACTGGGCCGGCGCCTGGCCGCCTGCGGCGTCAACTTCGACTGGGCGCCCTCCGCCGACGTCAACGCCAACCCCGACAACCCCGTCATCGGCGTCCGCTCCTTCGGCGCGAGCCCCGACCTCGTGGCCCGGCACACCGCCGCCTGGGTCGAGGGCCTGCAGTCCACCGGCGTCGCCGCCTGCACCAAGCACTTCCCCGGCCACGGCGACACCAACGTCGACTCCCACCACGCCGTACCCCGCATCGACGTCGACGCCGACACCCTCTACGCACGCGAACTGCCGCCCTTCCGCGCCGCGATCGCCGCCGGCACCCGGGCCGTCATGAGCGCCCACATCCTCGTCCCGGCCCTCGACCGGGACCGGCCCGGCACCCTGTCCCGGCGCATCCTCACCGAGCTGCTGCGCGGCGAACTCGGCTACCAGGGCCTCATCGTCACCGACGGCATGGAGATGCGCGCGATCTCCGGCACCTACGGCCTGGAGCACGGCGTGGTCCTCGCGATCGCGGCCGGCGCCGACGCCATCTGCGTGGGCGGCGGCCTGTGCGACGAGGGCACCGTGCTCAACCTCCGGGACGCGCTCGTGGCCGCCGTACGCTCCGGTGCACTGCCCGAGGAGCGGCTGGCCGACGCGGCCGCCCGGGTGCGGACGCTGGCCGCCTGGACCGCCGCGGCACGCGGTGACGCGGACCGGACCCCGGCCGACCCGGAGATCGGCCTGGTCGCGGCCCGCCGCGCGCTGAACGTGACCCGCGCCGGCGCCGCCGCACCCGTCACCGCACCCGTCTACACCGCCCGGTTCAACCCCGCCCCGAACATCGCCGTCGGCGACCAGACGCCCTGGGGCGTCGCCGCCGAACTCCAGCGGCTGCTGCCCGGCAGCACCTCCGGCTCCTTCACCGGCGACGGCGCCGGTGCCGCCGTGCTCGCCGCGGCCGGCGGACGCCGGATCGTCGCCGTCGTCCGAGACGCGCACCGGCACGACTGGATGCGCTCCGCGCTCGACACCCTGCTCGCCGCCCGCCCCGACACCGTGGTGGTCGAGATGGGCCTGCCGCAGGCCCCGCCCCGCGGCGCCCTGCACATCGCCACCTACGGCGCCGCCCGCGTCTGCGGCGTGGCGGCGGCCGAGGCCGTCGTCGCCGGCTGA